Proteins co-encoded in one Govania unica genomic window:
- a CDS encoding NfeD family protein, translated as MEHFASVTELLVMDHWTWAIIAVALVSIEILAPGIAFLWLGLAAGAMALLLIVIPGLSLGLQGVIYAVLAVVSVFLGRKILRRNPIATEDSLLNRRGAQYVGRVFTLENPLINGRGKIRVDDTTWVVEGPDLPAGTHVRVTAVEHVILRVERVEG; from the coding sequence ATGGAACATTTTGCTTCAGTAACCGAGTTGCTTGTCATGGATCACTGGACCTGGGCCATCATCGCCGTGGCGCTGGTGTCGATCGAAATCCTAGCCCCCGGCATCGCCTTTCTCTGGCTCGGCCTCGCGGCGGGGGCGATGGCCCTGTTGTTGATCGTCATTCCGGGATTGAGCCTAGGGCTACAGGGAGTGATCTATGCCGTACTGGCGGTGGTCAGCGTCTTCCTCGGCCGCAAGATCCTGCGCCGCAACCCCATAGCCACCGAAGACAGCCTGTTGAACCGCCGCGGCGCGCAATATGTCGGCCGGGTGTTCACGTTGGAGAACCCCTTAATAAACGGCCGCGGCAAAATCCGCGTCGACGACACCACCTGGGTCGTAGAAGGCCCCGACCTCCCCGCCGGAACCCATGTAAGGGTGACGGCCGTAGAACATGTGATCCTGAGGGTGGAACGGGTCGAGGGATAA
- the rnhA gene encoding ribonuclease HI, whose amino-acid sequence MTGPIVTLKVEIYSDGACSGNPGPGGWGALLLWNGKQKEIWGGEPDSTNNRMELKAAIEGLNALTRPCKVTLHTDSRYVMDGITKWIHGWKKNGWRTADKKPVKNVDLWQELDDALKPHDVTWIWVKGHAGHAGNERADALARRGVEELRVG is encoded by the coding sequence ATGACCGGGCCTATTGTCACGCTCAAGGTCGAGATTTACAGCGACGGCGCCTGTTCGGGCAATCCGGGGCCGGGCGGCTGGGGCGCGCTCCTGCTGTGGAACGGCAAGCAGAAAGAGATTTGGGGCGGCGAACCCGACAGCACCAACAACCGTATGGAACTTAAGGCCGCGATCGAGGGCCTCAATGCCCTGACCCGGCCGTGCAAGGTGACGCTCCATACCGACAGCCGCTATGTCATGGACGGCATCACCAAATGGATCCACGGCTGGAAGAAAAACGGCTGGCGCACGGCGGATAAAAAGCCGGTCAAGAATGTGGACCTGTGGCAGGAACTGGATGACGCCTTGAAGCCCCATGATGTCACCTGGATCTGGGTCAAAGGCCACGCCGGACATGCCGGGAATGAACGGGCGGATGCGTTGGCAAGACGTGGGGTTGAGGAATTGCGGGTGGGGTAG
- a CDS encoding protein-disulfide reductase DsbD domain-containing protein, with product MTLSMQALCSISALICCGVVSGALADDLPSRASLWELGTQADTRLVSAVTAVAPGRDQLELGWQVALKGKWKTYWRAPGDAGLPPDWDWAGSTNVADVSVGWPAPERMSVFGLDSYIYRNDVVLPLHVRLKNPGQAADLRLKVDYMVCEEICVPLEARYRLFVPAGTAQPTAEAALIRLYEARIPHQKGPVSISAAQYETHCGKPRLTLTLAAALPKKAAIDVYVDGPDGVTYGRPVVAADGRRLTLDVRGLKSVDPRKAEPIHLVLRPPAGQPIAWDGVPLASAQQTCVRAGS from the coding sequence ATGACGCTTTCCATGCAAGCTTTGTGTTCGATTTCAGCCCTTATTTGCTGCGGGGTCGTGAGCGGAGCGCTCGCCGACGATCTGCCCTCCCGGGCGTCGCTCTGGGAGCTTGGGACCCAGGCGGATACGCGGCTGGTTTCTGCGGTCACGGCTGTGGCTCCCGGCCGCGATCAGCTTGAGCTTGGCTGGCAGGTGGCGTTGAAAGGCAAATGGAAAACCTATTGGCGCGCGCCGGGCGATGCCGGGTTGCCGCCGGATTGGGATTGGGCCGGGTCAACCAATGTGGCTGATGTGTCGGTCGGCTGGCCCGCGCCGGAACGCATGTCGGTATTCGGTCTCGACAGCTATATCTACCGCAACGATGTGGTGTTGCCGCTTCATGTCCGGCTCAAAAATCCGGGGCAGGCGGCCGATCTCAGGCTCAAGGTCGACTATATGGTGTGCGAGGAGATCTGCGTGCCGCTTGAGGCCCGCTACCGCCTGTTTGTCCCTGCGGGGACCGCGCAGCCGACCGCCGAAGCGGCGTTGATCCGCCTGTACGAAGCCCGCATTCCGCACCAGAAGGGCCCGGTCAGTATCTCCGCCGCACAATATGAGACCCATTGTGGCAAACCGCGTCTGACCCTGACGCTCGCAGCGGCCTTGCCGAAAAAAGCGGCGATCGACGTTTATGTGGACGGACCGGACGGCGTCACCTATGGCCGCCCGGTTGTAGCTGCGGACGGCCGGCGTCTGACGTTGGACGTGCGGGGCCTGAAATCTGTCGATCCCCGCAAGGCTGAACCAATCCATCTGGTGCTGCGCCCGCCTGCCGGCCAGCCCATTGCCTGGGACGGCGTGCCGCTTGCCTCCGCTCAGCAAACTTGTGTGCGGGCAGGGTCTTAA
- a CDS encoding homoserine kinase, translating to MAVYTEVSADDISAFVAEYGLGAVLTFKGIAEGVENSNYLLQTEGGSFILTLYEKRVKPEDLPYFITLMDHLAARGITCPRPVHDLEGVALKTLCDRPAAMVSFLNGISLKRPSFAHCGELGRALAELHQAAADFTGFRANALSLEGWQDLAAKAAPGADSVAPGLEQTIRDEIAWLEAAWPHDLPSGVIHADLFPDNVFFLGEKLSGIIDFYFACNDALAYDLAICINAWCFEPDGAFNATKARQMVAGYQAVRPMTAQEIAAFPILCRGAALRFLLTRLYDWRNQIDGALVRPHNPIPFLERLRFHQQSLSAATYGFDAE from the coding sequence ATGGCTGTCTATACCGAAGTTTCCGCCGATGACATCAGCGCATTCGTGGCCGAATACGGCCTTGGGGCGGTGCTCACCTTCAAGGGCATTGCCGAGGGGGTGGAGAATTCCAATTACCTCCTGCAGACCGAAGGCGGGAGCTTCATTCTGACGCTTTATGAAAAGCGCGTGAAGCCTGAGGACCTGCCCTATTTCATTACGCTCATGGATCATCTGGCGGCGCGCGGCATCACCTGCCCGCGCCCGGTGCATGACCTTGAGGGCGTCGCTCTGAAGACTCTGTGCGACCGTCCGGCGGCCATGGTGAGCTTTCTGAACGGCATCTCGCTCAAGCGGCCGAGCTTTGCTCATTGCGGGGAACTCGGGCGGGCGTTGGCCGAGCTTCATCAGGCGGCGGCGGATTTCACCGGCTTTCGCGCCAATGCGCTGTCGCTTGAGGGCTGGCAGGATCTGGCCGCCAAAGCCGCGCCGGGCGCGGACAGCGTGGCTCCCGGGCTTGAACAGACCATCCGCGATGAAATCGCCTGGCTTGAGGCCGCATGGCCCCATGACCTGCCAAGCGGTGTCATTCATGCCGATCTCTTTCCCGACAATGTGTTTTTCCTGGGTGAGAAACTGTCGGGGATCATTGATTTCTATTTCGCCTGCAATGACGCCCTCGCCTATGACCTCGCCATCTGCATCAATGCCTGGTGCTTTGAGCCGGACGGCGCGTTCAATGCCACCAAGGCACGGCAGATGGTCGCGGGCTATCAGGCCGTGCGGCCGATGACAGCGCAGGAAATCGCGGCGTTCCCGATCCTCTGCCGGGGGGCCGCGCTGCGGTTCCTGCTGACCCGGTTGTATGACTGGCGCAACCAGATCGATGGCGCGCTGGTGCGGCCGCATAATCCGATTCCGTTTCTGGAGCGGCTCAGGTTCCATCAGCAGAGCCTGAGCGCCGCCACCTATGGATTCGACGCGGAATGA
- a CDS encoding cytochrome c oxidase subunit 3: MADVHAKDHDYHLVDPSPWPILCSGSALISAIGGITWMHGGPWAIFAVGIIALLYCMFAWWRDVVNEAEHQGHHTPVVQIHLRYGMILFIASEVMFFVAWFWAFFDTALFPKNLAHIWPPEGIETLDPWHLPLINTLILLLSGTTVTWAHHAIVHGDRKGLAQGLICTVVLGACFSAIQAYEYHHATFAFAGSIYGSTFYMATGFHGFHVLVGTLFLLVCLIRALKGHFTSDHHFGLEAAAWYWHFVDVVWLFLFACIYVWGSSGSSAAMN; this comes from the coding sequence ATGGCCGACGTACATGCCAAAGACCATGATTACCATCTTGTCGATCCGAGCCCATGGCCGATTCTGTGCTCGGGTAGCGCGCTGATCTCTGCGATTGGCGGAATCACCTGGATGCATGGTGGACCGTGGGCCATTTTCGCCGTCGGTATTATCGCTTTGCTTTATTGCATGTTCGCCTGGTGGCGTGACGTTGTGAATGAAGCTGAACATCAGGGCCATCATACCCCGGTGGTGCAGATTCACCTGCGCTATGGCATGATTCTGTTCATCGCCTCCGAAGTCATGTTCTTCGTGGCTTGGTTCTGGGCCTTTTTCGATACCGCGCTGTTTCCGAAAAACCTGGCTCATATCTGGCCGCCAGAAGGCATTGAAACGCTTGATCCCTGGCATCTGCCGCTGATCAACACGCTCATTCTGCTGCTGTCTGGCACCACGGTGACCTGGGCCCATCATGCGATCGTCCATGGCGACCGCAAGGGGCTGGCCCAGGGCCTGATCTGCACGGTCGTGCTTGGCGCCTGTTTCTCCGCTATTCAGGCTTACGAATATCATCATGCGACCTTTGCCTTCGCGGGCAGCATCTATGGTTCGACCTTCTATATGGCGACCGGCTTCCACGGTTTCCACGTGCTGGTCGGCACCCTGTTCTTGCTGGTCTGCCTGATCCGCGCGCTGAAGGGTCACTTCACTTCGGATCATCACTTCGGTCTCGAAGCTGCCGCCTGGTACTGGCATTTCGTTGACGTGGTCTGGCTGTTCCTGTTCGCCTGCATTTATGTGTGGGGATCTTCGGGCAGCTCTGCTGCAATGAATTGA
- a CDS encoding peroxiredoxin: protein MTIKVGDKLPDATLMHMSKDGPAPVKTSDYFKGKTAVLFSVPGAFTPTCSMKHLPGFIEKAAEFKAKGVDELICIAVNDVFVMDAWGKSQSAQDRVTMLADGNGEFSRALGLGLDATKFGMGQRGQRFSLIVKDGVVKDVNVEAPGEFKVSTAEHALGQL from the coding sequence ATGACCATTAAAGTCGGTGATAAGCTACCGGACGCCACCCTGATGCATATGAGCAAGGATGGTCCCGCTCCGGTCAAGACCTCGGACTATTTCAAAGGCAAGACCGCGGTGCTGTTTTCGGTGCCGGGCGCTTTCACGCCCACCTGCTCCATGAAGCATCTGCCGGGATTCATTGAAAAAGCCGCCGAGTTCAAAGCCAAGGGTGTCGATGAACTCATCTGCATCGCCGTCAATGACGTCTTCGTCATGGACGCCTGGGGCAAAAGCCAGTCGGCGCAGGATCGGGTGACCATGCTCGCGGACGGCAACGGCGAATTCAGCCGTGCCCTCGGCCTCGGGCTTGACGCCACCAAATTCGGCATGGGCCAGCGCGGTCAGCGCTTCTCGCTCATTGTCAAAGACGGCGTCGTGAAGGACGTGAATGTCGAAGCCCCGGGCGAATTCAAGGTGTCAACCGCAGAACATGCTTTGGGCCAGCTTTAA
- a CDS encoding M16 family metallopeptidase, which yields MTLEITTLANGMRVITETMPQLETATVGVWADVGARHEDAGINGIAHMLEHMAFKGTARRTARGIAEEIENVGGYLNAYTSRENTVYYARVLKDDVALGVDILSDILLNSTFEPDELERERQVILQEIGQANDTPDDLVFDMLQEATYPGQAMGRPILGTNETVGNMTRDQLAGYIDTHYRGERLVMVGVGKVDHQDLVRRAEDTFGKTSAGPRPAPEAAIYTGGERRETRVLEQAHVTLGFNGLAFDDPDYYAFQVYSTVLGGGMSSRLFQEVREVRGLAYSVYSFAQGYVDGGGLGVYAGTGEKEVADLIPVIAGEMTSLAAKAGADEVARGRAQLKAGLLMSLESSSSRMDQIGRQMLIFGRIIPIEEMVAAIDAVDEQAVERMAIRVLKDGPLSLAAIGPLSALEDYDRIAARFK from the coding sequence ATGACCCTAGAGATCACCACGCTTGCAAACGGCATGCGCGTCATCACCGAGACGATGCCGCAGCTTGAGACGGCCACCGTCGGCGTCTGGGCCGATGTCGGAGCCCGGCATGAAGACGCCGGGATCAACGGCATTGCCCATATGCTCGAACATATGGCCTTCAAGGGCACCGCACGCCGGACCGCACGTGGCATTGCCGAAGAAATCGAGAATGTGGGTGGTTATCTCAACGCCTATACCTCGCGCGAGAACACGGTTTATTACGCCCGCGTGCTCAAGGACGATGTGGCGCTCGGCGTCGATATCCTGTCCGACATCCTGTTGAATTCGACCTTCGAGCCCGACGAGCTTGAGCGCGAACGTCAGGTGATCCTGCAGGAAATCGGCCAGGCCAACGACACCCCGGACGACCTCGTGTTCGACATGCTGCAGGAGGCGACCTATCCGGGCCAGGCCATGGGACGGCCCATTCTCGGCACCAACGAGACGGTCGGGAATATGACCCGCGACCAGCTCGCGGGCTATATCGACACTCATTACCGGGGCGAACGTTTGGTCATGGTCGGGGTCGGCAAGGTCGATCATCAGGATCTGGTGCGCCGGGCTGAAGACACCTTCGGCAAGACCTCGGCCGGGCCCCGTCCCGCACCGGAAGCGGCCATCTATACCGGCGGCGAACGGCGCGAGACTCGCGTCCTAGAACAGGCCCATGTGACCCTCGGCTTCAATGGTCTCGCCTTTGATGATCCGGATTATTACGCCTTTCAGGTTTATTCGACCGTGCTCGGCGGCGGCATGTCTTCACGCCTCTTTCAGGAAGTGCGCGAAGTGCGCGGCCTCGCCTATTCGGTCTATTCCTTCGCACAGGGCTATGTGGACGGCGGCGGTCTGGGCGTCTATGCGGGGACCGGCGAAAAAGAAGTCGCCGACCTCATCCCGGTGATCGCCGGAGAAATGACGTCACTCGCCGCCAAAGCCGGTGCTGACGAGGTGGCACGTGGTCGCGCCCAGTTGAAGGCCGGGCTCCTGATGTCGCTTGAAAGCTCGTCCTCGCGCATGGACCAGATCGGCCGCCAGATGCTGATTTTCGGCCGCATCATCCCGATCGAGGAAATGGTCGCCGCCATCGACGCCGTAGACGAACAAGCCGTAGAACGCATGGCCATCCGCGTCCTGAAAGACGGCCCGCTGTCACTAGCCGCCATCGGCCCCTTAAGCGCCCTCGAAGACTACGACCGCATCGCCGCAAGGTTCAAGTAA
- the ispH gene encoding 4-hydroxy-3-methylbut-2-enyl diphosphate reductase — translation MTRPPMDILIASPRGFCAGVDRAIQIVERALEKFGPPVYVRHEIVHNRYVVESLEKRGAIFVDELDEVPADAPVVFSAHGVPKAVPAEATRRNMMFLDATCPLVSKVHREAERHDRSGYEIVLIGHAGHPEVIGTMGQLPEGTITLIETVADVERLEPRDPAKLAYITQTTLSVDDTTEIVAALQRRFPGIHVPKKEDICYATTNRQNAVKAIAERCDLVLVIGAPNSSNSLRLVEVAAKAGCRSHLVQRATDIDWSWFDGVRTLGISAGASAPETLVEEVIEACRARFDASIETITTVTEDVSFKIPSILNA, via the coding sequence ATGACCCGACCGCCTATGGACATCCTGATCGCCAGCCCGCGCGGCTTTTGTGCCGGGGTGGACCGTGCCATTCAGATTGTGGAGCGGGCGCTCGAAAAATTCGGGCCGCCGGTCTATGTGCGGCATGAGATCGTCCATAACCGCTATGTGGTCGAAAGCCTTGAGAAACGTGGAGCGATCTTTGTCGATGAGCTGGATGAAGTTCCGGCCGACGCCCCCGTGGTGTTTTCGGCCCATGGCGTGCCGAAAGCGGTGCCGGCTGAGGCGACGCGGCGCAATATGATGTTTCTCGACGCCACCTGCCCGCTGGTCAGCAAAGTGCATCGCGAGGCCGAACGTCACGACCGCAGCGGTTATGAGATTGTGCTGATCGGCCATGCCGGGCATCCGGAAGTGATCGGCACCATGGGCCAGCTGCCCGAGGGCACCATCACCCTGATCGAGACCGTGGCCGATGTGGAACGCCTGGAGCCACGTGATCCGGCGAAGCTTGCCTATATCACCCAGACCACCTTGTCGGTCGATGACACCACGGAAATCGTCGCCGCCCTGCAGCGCCGCTTCCCCGGCATTCATGTGCCGAAAAAAGAAGACATCTGCTACGCCACCACCAACCGTCAGAACGCCGTCAAGGCCATTGCCGAACGCTGCGATCTGGTGCTGGTGATCGGGGCACCGAATTCATCGAATTCGCTGCGTCTGGTGGAAGTCGCCGCCAAGGCCGGGTGCCGGTCGCATCTGGTGCAGCGGGCTACGGACATCGACTGGAGCTGGTTTGACGGCGTGCGTACCCTTGGCATCAGTGCCGGAGCCTCGGCCCCGGAAACGCTGGTGGAAGAAGTGATCGAAGCCTGCCGGGCCCGGTTTGATGCCAGCATCGAGACCATCACCACCGTCACCGAAGACGTGAGCTTCAAAATCCCTTCGATCCTCAACGCGTAA
- a CDS encoding YqgE/AlgH family protein, producing the protein MPMRKDDGYLTGQLLLAMPSMDDPRFARSVIYVCAHNADGAMGLVINRLNTAISFPELMNQLGIPTRMLAPQVPIFAGGPVEIGRGFVLHSADYVQETTLVVSETIALTATVDVLSAIAENRGPRANLIALGYAGWGPGQLENEMHRNGWLTVEADENLVFFTDVTLKWPRAVAKLGIDISMLSSDAGHA; encoded by the coding sequence ATGCCAATGCGCAAAGACGACGGCTATCTGACCGGCCAACTTTTACTGGCCATGCCCAGCATGGACGACCCAAGGTTCGCGCGCAGCGTGATCTATGTTTGCGCCCATAACGCCGATGGCGCCATGGGGCTTGTCATCAACCGCCTGAATACCGCCATCTCTTTCCCCGAACTGATGAACCAGCTCGGCATCCCGACCCGCATGTTGGCGCCGCAGGTGCCGATTTTCGCTGGCGGCCCGGTGGAAATCGGGCGCGGCTTCGTGCTGCATTCGGCGGATTATGTGCAGGAAACGACTCTGGTGGTGAGCGAGACCATCGCCCTCACCGCGACCGTCGATGTGCTCTCGGCCATCGCCGAAAACCGTGGCCCGCGCGCGAATCTCATCGCCCTAGGGTATGCCGGATGGGGGCCCGGCCAGCTTGAGAATGAAATGCACCGCAATGGCTGGCTGACGGTGGAAGCCGATGAAAATCTGGTGTTTTTTACCGATGTGACGCTGAAATGGCCGCGCGCGGTGGCTAAGCTTGGGATTGATATCAGCATGTTGTCGAGCGATGCCGGGCATGCTTGA
- a CDS encoding GIY-YIG nuclease family protein, with protein sequence MTGCYWVYILASRPNGTLYVGVTRDLVRRCYEHREGLVEGFTRQHGVKQLVYFEAHDDVRIALQREKNIKHWSRQWKIELIRSGNPEWCDLYESIVG encoded by the coding sequence ATGACAGGCTGTTACTGGGTCTATATTCTCGCGAGTCGGCCGAATGGGACGCTTTATGTGGGCGTCACCCGTGATCTTGTCCGGCGCTGTTATGAACATCGTGAAGGGCTGGTTGAAGGCTTTACCAGGCAGCATGGCGTTAAGCAGCTGGTGTATTTTGAGGCCCATGACGACGTGCGGATTGCGTTGCAGCGGGAGAAGAATATCAAACACTGGTCGCGGCAATGGAAGATCGAGCTTATTCGCTCGGGGAATCCGGAGTGGTGCGATCTTTATGAGAGTATTGTGGGCTGA
- a CDS encoding SURF1 family protein — translation MFDAIRRYPGLGITVVIALAILLKFGFWQLDRLHEKEALLAAIDSGMKGAPVPLPLQIEHAQDWNYKRVTLRGIFDHTKEIHLFSTAVTGQGGYHILTPLMRAGGVAVLVDRGWVPASRLDPATRPDGQIVGLVEVSGMSRVPRKAGFLAPKPHVAENEWFALDLPPMAQAIGYKLAPIIVEADDRPNLGGLPIGGQTRVKIPNDHLQYAVTWFGFALVLIVIYIVYIRRRR, via the coding sequence ATGTTTGACGCCATACGCCGCTATCCGGGCCTCGGGATCACGGTTGTCATCGCCTTGGCCATCCTGTTGAAATTCGGTTTCTGGCAGCTCGACCGGCTGCATGAGAAAGAGGCTCTGCTGGCCGCAATCGACAGCGGCATGAAGGGCGCGCCGGTGCCGCTGCCGTTGCAGATCGAGCATGCGCAGGACTGGAACTACAAGCGCGTGACCCTGCGCGGGATCTTCGATCACACCAAGGAAATTCATCTGTTCTCCACCGCGGTCACCGGGCAGGGCGGCTATCATATCCTGACGCCGCTTATGCGGGCGGGCGGGGTGGCTGTGCTCGTCGATCGCGGCTGGGTGCCGGCGTCGCGCCTTGATCCCGCCACGCGGCCGGACGGGCAGATCGTCGGCCTGGTCGAGGTCTCGGGCATGAGCCGGGTCCCGCGCAAGGCCGGGTTTCTCGCCCCGAAGCCCCATGTGGCGGAGAATGAATGGTTCGCGCTCGATCTTCCGCCCATGGCCCAGGCCATCGGCTATAAGCTCGCCCCGATCATTGTCGAGGCGGATGACCGGCCCAATCTCGGCGGTCTGCCGATCGGCGGTCAGACCCGGGTCAAGATCCCGAACGATCACCTGCAATATGCGGTGACCTGGTTTGGCTTCGCCCTGGTGCTGATCGTCATTTATATTGTTTATATCAGGCGCCGCCGCTAA
- a CDS encoding SPFH domain-containing protein: MGPFAVAMIVLAVIIIFMGAKVVPQGFEYTVQRMGRYTMTLRPGFHIIIPVIDVIGAKINMQEQVLAIPSQEAITRDNAMVRVDGVVFYQVLDAAKAAYEVRQLEHAILQLTMTNIRTVMGGMDLDELLSQRDRINAKLLNVVDDATAPWGIKVTRIEIKDMQPPTDLIDSMARQMKAEREKRANILEAEGVRQAEILKAEGEKQAAILAAEGRREAAFRDAEARERSAEAEARATDMVSTAISAGNPLAINYFIAQKYVTALESFARSPSQKLVFMPLEASSVIGSIGGIQELWKGLGDAGASGSGIPSAGRPRS, encoded by the coding sequence ATGGGACCGTTTGCTGTAGCGATGATTGTGCTGGCCGTGATCATCATCTTCATGGGTGCGAAGGTGGTGCCGCAGGGTTTTGAATATACCGTGCAGCGCATGGGGCGCTATACGATGACGCTGCGCCCGGGCTTTCATATCATCATCCCGGTGATCGACGTGATCGGGGCTAAGATCAACATGCAGGAACAGGTGCTCGCCATCCCCAGTCAGGAGGCGATCACCCGTGACAACGCCATGGTGCGGGTCGATGGCGTGGTGTTCTATCAGGTCCTAGACGCCGCCAAAGCCGCTTATGAAGTGCGTCAGCTCGAACATGCGATCCTGCAGCTCACCATGACCAACATCCGTACCGTCATGGGCGGCATGGATCTTGACGAACTATTGTCGCAGCGCGACCGCATTAACGCCAAGCTTCTGAACGTGGTCGATGACGCCACAGCACCCTGGGGCATCAAGGTCACGCGCATTGAAATCAAGGACATGCAGCCGCCGACCGATCTTATTGACTCGATGGCCCGGCAGATGAAGGCGGAACGCGAAAAGCGCGCAAATATTCTCGAAGCCGAAGGCGTGCGTCAGGCCGAAATCCTCAAGGCCGAGGGCGAAAAGCAAGCCGCCATTCTCGCCGCTGAAGGCCGTCGCGAAGCCGCCTTTCGCGATGCCGAGGCCCGCGAACGCTCGGCCGAAGCCGAAGCCCGGGCCACCGACATGGTCTCGACCGCCATCTCGGCCGGCAATCCGCTCGCAATCAATTACTTCATCGCCCAGAAATATGTGACCGCGCTTGAAAGTTTCGCCCGCTCGCCCAGTCAGAAACTGGTGTTCATGCCGCTTGAAGCCTCAAGCGTCATCGGCTCCATCGGCGGCATTCAGGAACTGTGGAAAGGCCTCGGCGACGCAGGCGCAAGCGGGAGCGGCATTCCAAGCGCCGGACGTCCCCGGAGTTAA
- the thrC gene encoding threonine synthase, whose product MKYVSTRGRAPELDFADVTLTGLARDGGLYVPAAWPQLSAADLRALSGLSYAEAATRIMAPFVAPALTSDQLGGLVEAAYKSFSHQAVVPLVQLDSADWLMELYHGPTLAFKDVALQLLGQFFDHFLTARGQKVTVVGATSGDTGSAAIEACRDRDCVEIFMLHPAGRVSDVQRRQMTTVLSNNVHNIAVDGTFDDCQAMVKAMFNDLEFRDSLHLSAVNSINWARVMAQVVYYVTTAVALGAPDREVAFSVPTGNFGDIYAGYVARQMGVPIQQLIVATNINDILARTFETGAYTKGTVVPTITPSMDIQVSSNFERLLFDLHGRDGAQVTGLMDDFANSGEFRIGATELQSTRALFDATRVSEDETRAAIKATYEATGMLADPHTAVGLAAAARMRRDRHVPMVTLATAHAAKFPDAVEAATGVHPTLPARMGDLMTRAERYDSLPNDLETIKAYIRSHIGATKALA is encoded by the coding sequence GTGAAATACGTCAGTACGCGCGGTCGCGCGCCCGAACTTGATTTTGCCGATGTGACGCTTACGGGCCTCGCCCGTGATGGCGGGCTTTATGTCCCGGCCGCCTGGCCGCAGCTGAGCGCCGCCGATCTCCGCGCCTTGTCGGGGCTGTCCTATGCGGAGGCGGCGACCCGTATCATGGCGCCCTTCGTGGCTCCGGCGCTGACGTCGGATCAGTTGGGTGGTCTGGTGGAGGCAGCCTATAAAAGCTTCAGCCACCAGGCGGTGGTGCCGCTCGTGCAGCTCGACAGCGCCGATTGGCTGATGGAACTTTATCACGGCCCGACCCTCGCCTTCAAAGACGTGGCGCTTCAGTTGCTTGGTCAGTTTTTCGATCATTTCCTGACCGCGCGCGGACAAAAGGTGACGGTGGTCGGCGCGACTTCGGGCGATACCGGCTCGGCCGCAATTGAAGCCTGCCGGGATCGTGACTGCGTCGAGATTTTCATGCTCCATCCGGCCGGCCGGGTCTCGGATGTGCAGCGCCGTCAGATGACCACCGTGTTGTCGAACAATGTGCATAACATCGCGGTCGATGGCACGTTCGATGACTGTCAGGCCATGGTCAAGGCCATGTTCAATGATCTTGAGTTCCGCGACAGCCTCCATCTGTCGGCGGTCAATTCGATCAACTGGGCCCGGGTCATGGCGCAGGTGGTCTATTACGTGACGACGGCGGTCGCCCTCGGCGCACCTGATCGCGAAGTGGCGTTCTCGGTACCGACCGGCAATTTCGGCGATATCTATGCGGGCTATGTGGCGCGTCAGATGGGCGTGCCGATCCAGCAATTGATCGTCGCCACCAACATCAATGATATCCTTGCCCGCACGTTCGAAACCGGGGCCTATACCAAGGGTACGGTAGTACCGACCATCACCCCAAGCATGGACATTCAGGTCTCCAGCAATTTCGAACGGCTGCTGTTCGATCTTCATGGCCGCGACGGAGCGCAAGTCACCGGGCTTATGGATGACTTCGCGAACAGCGGCGAATTCCGCATCGGCGCCACCGAGCTTCAGTCGACGCGCGCCCTGTTCGACGCCACCCGCGTCAGCGAGGACGAAACCCGGGCCGCCATCAAGGCCACCTATGAGGCGACCGGCATGCTCGCCGATCCTCATACGGCGGTCGGCCTCGCGGCAGCAGCCCGCATGAGGCGCGACAGACATGTGCCCATGGTGACCCTCGCCACCGCCCACGCAGCAAAATTCCCCGACGCGGTCGAAGCGGCCACCGGCGTTCATCCGACCTTGCCCGCGCGCATGGGCGACCTGATGACGCGGGCCGAACGCTATGACAGCCTCCCCAATGACCTTGAGACCATCAAGGCGTATATTCGCAGCCATATCGGCGCAACCAAGGCTTTGGCATGA